ATGTATTTTTTACAtgttaatattcttttttgtttcttatattTCTTCTAATTGACTATCGAGTCATgtggttttttatattttcttggtAATTTATGAATTGCACATGTGCTGCTATGAATTATTGCTTGGTAATCAACCATTTATAAACTATTGAAaccatttttacaaaaaaaaaaaggttctcCAATATGAACAGCTATACAATGTAGCAATGCCACACAAGATGTAACACAAAAGGCATTGTTACATTTTGCAGATAATGCTAAAATGGTTCACATAAATACCACAAACCAAGAACATGACCTTATATTCACCTATGACTATGAATATTTCCTTTCATTGCAGGGATCCtgattcttcatcacttgagcTTGAGCAGAAGCGAATGTGTTTATTCATCGAGCAACCTCCAACTCTTGTGTCGCTGAAATATGCAGTGATCGCCTTCAGTTTTCCATTTAAGTGAACTTTCTCCACCTAGAATCATTGATATAACTTAAGTCTTAAGTCAACTTAAACATCATATAACCTGCATAAACTCTAGTTGATGATAGACACAGACTTACCACATCATACAACATAATAATGATTCATGAGAATACATGTGCTACTTTTGATATTATGTTACAACCCCTTAAGCATCATGTTaatccttttttgttttttcaatagGCAAAAAGTTGAAATTTACCTCTAGTGACCATGGTGGACTGGTAGATAGAGATAACTCTGCCAATTGATTGAAATCTACATTTCTTGGAAGGAACATTACAACTTTGGAAGCAATCTCCTTTGCAAGATTGAACAGAGTAAATCTGCACAGAAGCGCATCGAGTCAAATAGGAAAGCAAAAAAAGTTACACAACAAACTAGAAGATGAGTTTAAGAGGTATATAAAGAAACATGACAAGCATCTACACACCCATCATGCGGTTTAAGCATTGTCTTCATGTCATAAGTCGCAACCTTTAAATAATCAGGTCCTCCCCAAGGTGGAGACAAGAAAACCGTATCGGCCTGCAAGATAATATTGTCGTCAGCTACCAAACCTTTTGcagaaattttttaattcagCTACAAGTAAAAGCTAGTAAGGGTAAAGAGGGAGAAAGCGATAAAAACTAATCCATTATGTggtgaaaaacaagaaaatgaaaGCATATAACATGGAAAGTTTAGCACCTTTAACTTAGGTGCCAAGACAAAGAAGTCACCGATTATGAAGTTAATTTGATCATCCACCCCATAAATGGCAGCATTATGCCTAGCATAATCAATCTTCAGCGGATCAATATCAATCGCTATCACATGATTGCAACTGAAATATCAAATAATTCAATGGTAAGTACAGATTTGAATAACCACTTTCAAAAAACTGTCCGAGGAAGACCTAAGTATTGGAACAAATTATGATTTTTCTTCCTTAAAAAACTACAAGTCTTATATGAGATGGGTGATACAAATAATATGTTTAGGAAATATTATTAATGGACATCACAAAATTAAAAGTCTTTTTATTTGGTGGTGGGTGTGTGTGCCTATCAAGTATCAACTAGGGATTATTTAGTACTAACCTCTTCACAAATTGGATAGCATTCCCACCAACACCAACAAAACAGTCAATTATAATGCCACTAGCACAACGCTCTGCTTGATGTCGAGCAATAGGCTCTGGAGTGACAGAAAACCATCCTTCCTCATCCATTTTTACACCATCATCAAATCTAGAGAACAAAATATATCTCTGCCACCAATATTTGCCAATTGCAGCAGGATACTCTTCAGGCATTTCTTGAAATTGAACTGCAAAATACAAAAATGGTTTATTACAAAGTACCGGCTGTCAGCTATCGGCAGCACAATGCAGCTGCTTAAGAAAATCTATGTTAATGACTGTCTCACAAGTCATAAGACAATGAAAAATCAATTTATACCAATGTAAGCACCTATATAGTACTCTAGAATTTTATACTAcaataaagcaaaaaaaaaaaaatataggcatctattgattttattattgtatttgacTCCTAGTAGAACCGAACCATACTGTCATTAAATTGGAGCCAATTAGTCAAGACGTTCAGTAGAACAGCAAGCAGATTGCAGAACCCAGATAAATGGCAGAAGCAGTTAGCAATAACTGaagttttttgtaacaaaccTTCAGTTTCACTATAGGATTTTCTTCTCTGCCTATGTCTCCTTTTCACTTTATTGCCCTCTTTTGACGTGGATGGATCAAACTCGATATATTCAGGTGTATCAATAACCATGTTTTCTAAGTGTTTATAATTAACCTCTGATGCTGCCTGTATGTTTCCTTCATTGGAACTGTGAAGAATTTCAATTGTCAGGAAAgcaaataaatacaaagaaagGTCATTGAGACAAGAATTTTCACAATATGCCTTTGCTAATTGTTCACAAACAAGAATTTACTTCATTTACACTAACTTAAAATTGAAGAACAGTTACCTAATTGTGTGCTCCATAGCATTTGATACTGAGGAGCatgaaactccaccgttggaacTACTTCTCTCAAGATACTCATCAGAATGATCCACCAATTGCTCCTCGCTATGTGTAGTGAGATCGGAAACCAACTTGCCACCAACTCCGATACTAGTTGAATACTCATCATGTTGCTTTCCTTCTGACTCCTCTTCAATCAAGGTTTCATGGGGTGCTTTagtgttattttgtgttttgcaCTCCTCTGCTTCCTTTAAAGCCCTGCCATCGTCTAATTCAATGGACTCAACAATTGCTAGATGCTCCATCCCTGGGGGTGGGTCCCATGTAGAAGTCTGTGTTGTGGTATTATAGAAGTATTTTCTCATGTAGAAAGTATCCCAAAACACCATCCAATCTCCGAGTTCGCCAAGATAATTTGACATGTTGATTTGGCCACATCCAGTCCCTTCTATACTCATGGTAACCAATTCTGATTCATTAGTTGGTGGATGCCAAGTGccagcatcatcatcattgcaAATGGTCTCACTCTCGGTCGTCTCTTTGCTAACAATTGGTGAAATTTCTAAACATTCAACGCCAATTAAGCTTTCATCGTGTTTTATCCCACAATAACTGGCGCTGGGACTTGTCAAGTGGCTTCCAGCAGAGACTCCGGTGGCCAAAGCTGGTGGAATTTTTAAATCAACACATGCATTGTTGATTAGAGAGTCACTATCCGGGGTTTCATTAGTTGCTGCCTCAATTATATCTTCATCATGTTTCTCTGCAGTGCAGCATGCTGAATTATCTCCTTCAACAGAGGCACATCGAGTCATATCAATCTCCACTACACTGCAGTAAGATGATTCACTTTGGCCCAGCATTGATACACAAGATACAGAACTGCTTGCCTTATCATGAAATTCAGCAGCAGATACAACCTCCTCTGCAGTATGACAAGTACGCCGAAGCTTTGAACGTGAGCCCTTTTTTTTACCTTTCCCTGGTCCACTTTTCTAtgacaaaacaaaaaacaaaattagtaCCACATTTTGGAATTGATAATCTAAGAATATGAATAGAGCAGAAAATGAATGATAGCAGAGAATAAGTGATGATGCTCAagttgaaaacaaaaagaaaagatttgccacaagaaaaaacaaaacaagGTTATGTCCTTTATAGGAATCATGCAGAGTGGTACTGCATCAAAACACAATTCACTATGAAGACAAATCATTCAGCTATGTAACTTTAAGAATGCAGCTTAATCATCAGTTATAGTTACACTAAGCCTGAGCCAGGGCATTCCCATCATCTAAATACCAATTAACTATATGTGACATTGCATAAGACACGAACCATttaggaaaaaaatttaatcggATAATATAACTAGTTGCAATCATACCTCTTTGGTTGTGTGAAAGGAAAGAGGGAGACCCAATTCACTCATCTGTTTGTTAAGTTCCAAATCCTCAGGTTCGAGAAGATCGCTCCAATCTGCAAAATACAAAGGGCAAAACAAAAGATATATAATGATTAAATAAACTCTCCTAGCACTAGAATGCAAATTAATCTACCATGATCAAGGTGTAATCATTTGTTATCTAATAACTCTCATTTTCATTAAAACAAACACGTAGTCTTCAAACTAAAAGAcagtgttttattttcaaaagaaagataaaagaaaaaaaagaatcacTTGCCAGGAACAAGGTTCGAGCTGTCATTTTCATTGTCATTGTCATTGCCATTGCCATGAACTTCAGCCGATTTCTAATATcacaatgaaaaaatatatatataaatatcaagATATCAAATATCAACCATGCTAGTTACAGATAAATATTCAGATGACAGTGACAatcataataaaaacataaacttGATGTTCTTTTTTTCGTGtcagaccaaaaaaaaaaaaaactacttaCAGAGCCTTCTAGTGGGAGAGAACCCGGAGAACCATCATCCCTGcaggtaaataaaaaaaatgatacatatCATGACCAAATTTCAAAAAAGGAGTAAACTTTACTTATTCATTTTCATAATAACAATTTCAAAtcagcaaaaggaaaaaaatgatacTTTTCATTGAAGTTTTTAACTTTTACGAAGTAGCTAACAATAAGAGTGAAAAGGAATAGAAGAGGAAAAGAGAGAGTAGAGAGTAACCATAGAAAGACTTGTGTGATTTTGAAGAGAGAACCGAGAGCTTCGATGGCTGGTCCTTCCGTAACCATATTAATGGAAAACCAACAGAGAGTGTCGGAATTGAAACTAGAACAAAGGAAGACGATGACTTCGTTCTGACTTCAGtttgttctctctctctctctctctctgattgagttttttattcttcttttctttctcctctCAGACTCTGAGTTATGGGTTTCGGTTTTGGCTCtaagaatatataaaaaaaaatggtttTAATGTTCTACAAATACGAAGTGAGACAAGGATATAAAATAGAGAgtataagaaaataataataattgtgaacaatatgaataattgattaaaaaaagataaaattaaaataaaaattaaattattaattaattatttaattttagattttaaaatttaaaaaattaggattactATTTAAATGTATTTACATTAAGTCATGAAAGAAACGCATTTATATTATGTACAGTTATTTTTAGTGTtactataatttttaatatacacaCAAAATCTGCTGTCATTATTATTTTCCAGTCCTTATTTCGTGCCGTTGTACCTCCGTTGGCTGTACTGACGCCGCCACAGCATTCTATCAAAGTCTCATTTGGTGTTGCtgtaataagaaaaagaagaatagggTGTTCATTTTTTGGTTTGAACACACTTTACGACGGAGATGTTTAGATCAACGAAAACCGATTCCATATCGTCAAGCAGCTCGGTGAAGGTGGTAACGCCTATGTCTTCCTTGTCAAGGACGTTCTCGCCGACATCTCTGGCGGTTTTTTTGCCAAGCTCAAACAgtccttttatatttttggttggctctttttttctttcttcacctGTCATTGCTTTGAATTGTGTTGTTTcgttactattatttttttttaaaatcggCATTGTTTAATAGTATCGATGATAGATCAGATCTGCATGAAGGGTATCGCCTACCATCATCCTCACCAGTGGCTGCTGCTCGGTAGTTGTCGAACCGTTGAAGGAACAACACCAGTGTTAATCGTTGCATCGTTTTTACCACGGTCTTTCAATGAAGCTACTTCAATGGCAAATTCAGGATGATCATTTTAGTAGGCATGCAGATAGTTATTTAAATTCTTACGTGGATGGTTATTTGATAGGATTgagtttagttatatataattaaaatatgttagatGTTTAATTCACTAGGTAtgtggatgattatttttatccttaagtAGATGTTATTTTCACTAGAAGTGAGCGACATCGGTGACGGTATGTGACAAGTCAAGCAGCGACGGTGAAGAGGAGCCCGACGGCACCGTTCGTTTCTGGTCTAGAGAAGAGCGACGCTGATGAGAGTCCTTGTTGACGAACCAACGACGGCGAGGAGGATTCCAACAGCGACGATGGGCTGATTGGCAACCAAGCGACGGTGACGATGGTAGAAGATTTGGGAGAGAAACCGGTGCTTTggtaaattagaaaataatagatggttaaaattttttaattactcaataaaatttttttgttagataatttaggtgaagtgttttttttttcttttatttcattgGGCCAAATTTCAACCCCGTTGTTCAGATTTTTAGTTGTCTACTTAGCGaagtggtaaaataaaaattaaaaactcacGTGTAATTATTTTGTGAAGTTGATACTTAATAATTGAAAGTCAAAAGTTGTTAGATGACAATTTgatcaaatttattaaattatcttaCGACTATTAACTTTATATTAACACAATTGCAAATGGATTTTCACCATCCAAAACTTATtaaccattatatatttatatatctataaaaaattaattaaataaaatatatttacataaattatatgttagattaatttttttgtgtatatatatttttaaatttgtttgacaaaatttacaatatttatatcaaattaaatgtatttttttaaaaaatgatttaagtagttagttaatatgtataattaattttgtaaatataattaacctataattcaatattttgtgtaaaatatttttgaacaaaTTCAATCTTTATCAATTTTTGGTATTATTGGTACATGTTatattaaagagaaaaaataacaaagataTTTTGTGACtataaatagttaaatactTATTTAAGGGAATGtactactttatttttaataatttttacattttcttcTCACATGAAAATCTATTTTCTATAGAATTATCCATAGATTTGTATGCTGACTTTTTTTGTGGATAGGCTATTATGAATTATTTACCATTTATTTTTGCACACTCTAGGAATTGAAGTTAATATTAACCTTAATTATAAAACAAGAATAATCTTTTATAAAGGTAAAATATCGGCTAAAaacttttataaataattttcatttttcccTTTGGATAAAGGGGACTAATGTACAGATGAAACAACAAATCTAAATAAAAACATTTCTCCTTCCAAATTACCTCTTTAAGGAAGTTACTTAATGctgatatttatttatatttttataattttaaaaaattattgtgaatGTATGCGAAATCACAATAATGatgacatttttttataaataattgatTGATAGTCTATTTTCTCTTACACtaatcatattaaaattaaatcactgtttaaaaaaatataaattagctcttacaataatattgaagatacaattatttctttcttttataaaaatcaCCTGTTTATCttaatttctaataataaaattatttaaaattacctCGTATTAACTTTCAAGTAAAccaataaaaatttagattatGTTACGTGTAAACTAAAATTAGTCTCTAAAGTCAACCACtagcataaaatatatattaaaatataaatatacattaaaaataaattaaattacacatgtatttatatataaatacattggtggctaattttaatatacaaatcatAGTTATAAGAACCAAACTGATAATTAAACTGATTAGACTACTGATTTACTGATTTACTAGTTCAATCGATAAATTACTGGTTAAACCAATAAAACTGGtcctatataaataaaaaatataaaataataaaaaatttgaaaaaaatttaaaatacatatcatcaataatatgttaatttgacacaataaaaataataatctttaaaattagttgtacTACTACAATTAAATTAATGTTCTCGGACAATATTCAATCACTCCTGAATTCACCATCAATGATGGCATGTTCATCCAACTTATAGcaggtaataataataataatcctatCCTTGTCATATAGTTTTAGTTCATATATATGATcacattattcaaattaaagtcTTAAAAGCCTTTCAAAATCACATTATACTATTGAttcttttttctaatttcaaaactaACAATAAATTTTCCAATACTATGCAGCAACATTATTATTAAAGGCATCACcatcaacaaaaaaatcaacaatCTGCCATTAACTAGTTCAACAATATAACAAATATAACTcaacaatatatacataatcaACAATCTGCCACTAACCTATCAGTTATTCACTCCCTTCATCAAATTAAAATCcaactaaataactaaaaaaaacagAGAACATACCTCACAGTTTGGAGACCAACCTGGATGAGGCAGATTCCGGCGACGGAGAGACAGCACCGCAGCAGCGACGGAGGAGACGCGACGGAAAGGTAGCACCGCAGCAGCGACGCAGGAGACGCGACGACGATGACGAGAGACGCGGAGCCACGAACCCGACGTACTCGGACACACTGTGAAGCCGGCGAGACGAAGCAGAGGAAGAGAGTCTTCGAGACTGAGAGAGACTGCGAGGAAGAGAGTGTTGGTGTGATGAGGGGAGGAAGAGACTCGAGAAGTTGAGACTCGAGATTGTTGGTGTGATGAGGTGAGGAAGAGAGGCTTCCAGGGGTCAGGGGAGGGGTACTGGGGATTGGGGTAGCCGTTTAGGCAGGGTTAGGGCTTTTTCTCTTTAAAGAAACAAAACGACAGCGTTTTcggtaagaaaaaaaaaaaaaagagatttccGAACCGGCCGGGTTTCACAAAATCACCGGTTTTCCGGTTTTAATCCAAAACCGGGCGGTTCAAACGGTTCTCTCCGATTTTGTTCCTATGCGGTCGATTTACTCAATCGGACCGGCCAAATAACCGGATTACCGGTTTTCTGGTCGAACCGGCAGGTCCGGTCCGGTTCTTATAACTATTGACTGCTTAAAAAAACACATTTCATATAATTTTCTTtagcttaaaaaaaaaagagcttttTTATGAACCCGCGCTCTTAGACAGAGACGCTGATGAGAACAGTTGAAGACGGTGGCGGCATAGAGGACGAGGAGATGGTGGTTCCGACGGCGGAAAGCGGAAGCAGAGACTCCAATGCTTCTTCATCGGAGGAATGTCCGTTCCGGTTGCTGCGAGACGCGAAGGCTTCTGCAGAGAGCATCGTGTCGGAGATGCTGTCTTTTAAAAGAGATGGAAAACCTAAATCGCTCCTCAGAGAACTCATTTCTCAGATGCTCCTCCAATTCCTCAATCTCCGTCAGGTTCATTACGCCGTCGCACTCTTTTCCCTCTTAGGGTTTCGCAATTTCATATTTAACAACGCATCAGCATATTAAGttacaagaacaaaaagaatatatatgtAGTTTGCATAGTTAGATTGTTTTTTAGAGGAATGATAATATCCTCAGGCTGTTAGAAGTTTCCGAagtagttagttagttaatagCTAGGGTGTTGAATTCAGTTATGGATTCACAAACTCTACTTTTTGAGCTATTAACAAATCGAGCTGTGAATGAGAGTATTCAGCTTATGACTGTTGGAATACAAATTAGTAGCCGTGACTGTTAAGCGAGCTGAGCTGAGCTTGGCAAACTTGTGTTCAGCTCGATGATAATATCATCTGCTCATTTGCCGCTTCtgaattagttagttagttagttagttagttagctAGCTATTGAACAAGGTTCGATTTTCCCAGACGAATTCGCGAACATAGCTTGTTGAGCTACAGTTTCTGTGAGATTTTGTATTGACTAGGAATTGAAAACCGTTTAGATCTTGTAGTGAGTCAACTACATGGATCAAATAATGTCATTATGCGCTATCATGACTAATATCCATGTTTATATCACAGATAAATCGTTCTATACTGGTTGAGGAAGAACGTGTTAGAAGCGAAACTGAGAGTGCAAAGGTGCCTTTGGAGTCTACAACCCTGCAGCTTCACAATCTGATGTATGAGAAGAGTTATTATGTCAAAGCAATAAAGgcttgcaaagaattaacaacaaaatATCCTGATATTGAATTGGTGTCCGAGGAAGAGTTTTTTCGTGATGCGCCTGAAGAAGTCAAGGGCTGTGTTCTGTCAAATCACAGTGCTCATGATCTGATGCTTAAAAGGCTCAATTTTGAGCTATCCCAGGTGACAATGGGATACCCTTAAAAAGTTACTAGCCCACTTTGAtgctgtttttgtttttaaaattttgttatgatgctaataaggaaaatcatgatAGAATATTTAACTTTCATGCTTCAATATATTACTGATTTACTTAACTGCTTTAGATTTTGGCTTCTTTGCCATTTGCTTTGTTTATCAAAATGAAGAATTTGATCAGAGTTTCTTGATTAGGAGGTATCATTGATGCATTTCGAATTTATGTTGAACATGACAAAGAGTAACTTATATATGGCATTTAAGCTGCAGATATTTAAGGCTACTCATGTAATAAGCATCTATCTGTAATATCTCAAACTTGAAATTTTCTTCTCTCATTTGCTTTCTTAGCATTTTCACTGGAGAGCAATATATGTGATTATAATTTCTtatttcacaattttttttatcagcGCAAAAAGCTCTGTAAACTTCATGAAAAACtagaacaaaagaagaaaacccTTTCGGAGACAATTGCAAAGCGAAAGAAGTTTTTGTCAACTCTCCCTTCAAATTTCAAGCCTCTTAAGAAAGCTTCCTTACCAGTACAAAATCAACTAGGCTTGGAGCATACTAAGAAAATAAAGCGGCATCATTCTGCGGAATTGCTTCCACAACCTCTTTATGTAATTTTCTCACAGTTGTCAGCTCAAAAGGAAGCATTTGGAGAAGCTATTGATCTGGAGATTATAGGAAACGTGAAAGATGCTCAAGCTTTAGCACATCATCAAGCTCTTAAGGACAATGGTAAGTAAAAGTTGTATCATTTCTATTAATTATCGACTAGCATCTATGTTATCTAGTTCCCTTGCTCGCTCAATGTCGTTGCACTGTTGATCCACAGGATTATAAACTTGAAACTCTTTAGTATCATATAGATTAATCAACTTCAGACCAGAATATCGCtcctattaaatattttaggaCAGTAATTGTTGAAAATCAAATGTATATACTATATAGTTTCTGTTATATAGGTATCGAGCTTCACCAAGAACTGGTGGTCATCGTGGGTAATGATAGGGTCATAAgcatttgaaatttgaatattaTAATCCTGACCATTCCTTAGATGTCCTCTTTATTATATGACATTGTTTTGTGCTTTAGGTATTTCCACATGTTCCGAATTGGAAGATGATGAACATGATGAAGATGCTCAGAGACCGGGCAAAAGGCCGAGGAGGGTTCAAGACAGAGAGAGTCTTGACCAGGCAGGAATATTTGAAGTTCATCCACTTCAAATTGTTCTCCATGTTTATGACAATGAGGTTTCTGAACTGAAGTCTGCAAAACTCATTACTCTGAAATTCGAATACATATTGCAGTTGAATATTATATGTGTTGGAACGGAAGAATCCAACAATGGTCCAGAGAATGACATTTTATGCAATTTATTCCCTGACGACACTGGTTGCGAGCTTCCTCACCAGGTTTGCGTGGTTTCGTATTATTTATTGATTATCTTGTTTATATCTACATGTaacctttcatttttttaatcttttgtatatatattctttattgaatgatgatgatgcagTCAGCCAAACTCGTTGTTGGGGATTCCATAATGTTCATTCGTGATAGAACTTCCCGCCCTTACAAATGGGCTCAACACCTTGCCGGAATCAATTTCTTGCCAGAGGTGTCTCCTCTGCTGCTGATGAGCCGTGAAACTCAAGAGAACAGTGATGCAGCCAAGGATGAAGATGTTATATCTGGCTTTTTGCCAAACCGCCAACACATCCGAGTACATACAATTCTGCAGAGAATTCGTTCAAAGAGAAAAACTCAGTTGGCTCTCTCCTGAGTCACTACTATACTGTGCTTATAGCTTTAGAATATGAAGGACTCTTCTGGGTATTCAATGAAGAAATGCTTTCtaatacttatttatttttagtcccACCT
This portion of the Arachis duranensis cultivar V14167 chromosome 6, aradu.V14167.gnm2.J7QH, whole genome shotgun sequence genome encodes:
- the LOC107495794 gene encoding uncharacterized protein LOC107495794 isoform X1; the protein is MVTEGPAIEALGSLFKITQVFLWDDGSPGSLPLEGSKSAEVHGNGNDNDNENDSSNLVPDWSDLLEPEDLELNKQMSELGLPLSFHTTKEKSGPGKGKKKGSRSKLRRTCHTAEEVVSAAEFHDKASSSVSCVSMLGQSESSYCSVVEIDMTRCASVEGDNSACCTAEKHDEDIIEAATNETPDSDSLINNACVDLKIPPALATGVSAGSHLTSPSASYCGIKHDESLIGVECLEISPIVSKETTESETICNDDDAGTWHPPTNESELVTMSIEGTGCGQINMSNYLGELGDWMVFWDTFYMRKYFYNTTTQTSTWDPPPGMEHLAIVESIELDDGRALKEAEECKTQNNTKAPHETLIEEESEGKQHDEYSTSIGVGGKLVSDLTTHSEEQLVDHSDEYLERSSSNGGVSCSSVSNAMEHTISSNEGNIQAASEVNYKHLENMVIDTPEYIEFDPSTSKEGNKVKRRHRQRRKSYSETEVQFQEMPEEYPAAIGKYWWQRYILFSRFDDGVKMDEEGWFSVTPEPIARHQAERCASGIIIDCFVGVGGNAIQFVKSCNHVIAIDIDPLKIDYARHNAAIYGVDDQINFIIGDFFVLAPKLKADTVFLSPPWGGPDYLKVATYDMKTMLKPHDGFTLFNLAKEIASKVVMFLPRNVDFNQLAELSLSTSPPWSLEVEKVHLNGKLKAITAYFSDTRVGGCSMNKHIRFCSSSSDEESGSLQ
- the LOC107495794 gene encoding uncharacterized protein LOC107495794 isoform X2, with product MLGQSESSYCSVVEIDMTRCASVEGDNSACCTAEKHDEDIIEAATNETPDSDSLINNACVDLKIPPALATGVSAGSHLTSPSASYCGIKHDESLIGVECLEISPIVSKETTESETICNDDDAGTWHPPTNESELVTMSIEGTGCGQINMSNYLGELGDWMVFWDTFYMRKYFYNTTTQTSTWDPPPGMEHLAIVESIELDDGRALKEAEECKTQNNTKAPHETLIEEESEGKQHDEYSTSIGVGGKLVSDLTTHSEEQLVDHSDEYLERSSSNGGVSCSSVSNAMEHTISSNEGNIQAASEVNYKHLENMVIDTPEYIEFDPSTSKEGNKVKRRHRQRRKSYSETEVQFQEMPEEYPAAIGKYWWQRYILFSRFDDGVKMDEEGWFSVTPEPIARHQAERCASGIIIDCFVGVGGNAIQFVKSCNHVIAIDIDPLKIDYARHNAAIYGVDDQINFIIGDFFVLAPKLKADTVFLSPPWGGPDYLKVATYDMKTMLKPHDGFTLFNLAKEIASKVVMFLPRNVDFNQLAELSLSTSPPWSLEVEKVHLNGKLKAITAYFSDTRVGGCSMNKHIRFCSSSSDEESGSLQ
- the LOC107495795 gene encoding THO complex subunit 5A; translation: MRTVEDGGGIEDEEMVVPTAESGSRDSNASSSEECPFRLLRDAKASAESIVSEMLSFKRDGKPKSLLRELISQMLLQFLNLRQINRSILVEEERVRSETESAKVPLESTTLQLHNLMYEKSYYVKAIKACKELTTKYPDIELVSEEEFFRDAPEEVKGCVLSNHSAHDLMLKRLNFELSQRKKLCKLHEKLEQKKKTLSETIAKRKKFLSTLPSNFKPLKKASLPVQNQLGLEHTKKIKRHHSAELLPQPLYVIFSQLSAQKEAFGEAIDLEIIGNVKDAQALAHHQALKDNGISTCSELEDDEHDEDAQRPGKRPRRVQDRESLDQAGIFEVHPLQIVLHVYDNEVSELKSAKLITLKFEYILQLNIICVGTEESNNGPENDILCNLFPDDTGCELPHQSAKLVVGDSIMFIRDRTSRPYKWAQHLAGINFLPEVSPLLLMSRETQENSDAAKDEDVISGFLPNRQHIRVHTILQRIRSKRKTQLALS